A single Oncorhynchus tshawytscha isolate Ot180627B linkage group LG01, Otsh_v2.0, whole genome shotgun sequence DNA region contains:
- the LOC112258271 gene encoding diacylglycerol lipase-beta isoform X1, giving the protein MPGMVAFGRRWGIASDDLVFPGSFELFVRVLWWIGTLALYTLHEGKFDCSGGRVLHSYLVVLLILLAFIILSLCAIVYVSAQGTITNPGPRRSIPVLVYVRAMLYVPELIWAILGTIWVSDDSQGCQPAEVGAVIAAVVASWILLLSTGVGVLFVFDPLGSTHPGPQSQELLGVRDLESSQGSQLLSTARSVAVRVWESRLRLLCCCLPRDESHRAAFSSIAQLVSGFFSDTDLVPSDIAAGLALLHQEQDKMEQCRDPDEALSHSPSSPIAEDLEAELEKATHCMQFAVAAYGWPMYVYSNPLTGACRLSRDCCKTQSAEYDIVGGDNMGCHFSSVLHSTGLQYRDFIYVSFHNQIYEIPFFVALDHKRAAVLVAIRGTLSLRDLLTDLSADCENLPVEGVSGACYAHKGMSQAASYICKKLLNDGILNQAFTIAPEYKLVITGHSLGGGTASLLAILLRSSFPTLQCYAFSPPGGLMSKALADFSKEFVVSVVLGKDLVPRLSYPNMEDLKRRILKMVSNCNKPKYRILLQGCWYELFGGEPDDFPTEMDNRRKEELNQPLLGEESLLIRSSSSYQGLASEESPVHGSHLPLYLPGRILHITEDGPARRSCFSQVSYRVEWSSETVFRSVLISPRMMADHMPDAVLLSLRSLTQDRPFNLCPSSLSNSHLNVI; this is encoded by the exons ATGCCTGGAATGGTAGCGTTTGGCCGGCGATGGGGAATTGCGAGCGACGATCTGGTCTTCCCCGgctcatttgagctgttcgtCAGGGTTCTATG GTGGATAGGGACACTGGCACTGTACACTCTCCATGAAGGGAAGTTTGACTGTTCTGGTGGGAGAGTTCTACACAGCTACCTGGTGGTTCTACTCATCCTGTTGGCTTTCATCATCCTGTCTCTATGTGCCATCGTCTACGTCAGCGCTCAAG GGACGATCACTAACCCAGGCCCGCGGCGCTCCATCCCAGTGCTGGTGTATGTGCGGGCGATGCTGTACGTCCCTGAGCTAATTTGGGCCATCCTGGGGACCATCTGGGTGTCTGATGACAGCCAGGGCTGTCAGCCTGCTGAGGTAGGGGCCGTCATCGCTGCAGTGGTCGCCAG TTGGATTCTGCTGCTGTCCACAGGGGTGGGGGTGCTGTTTGTGTTCGACCCGCTAGGCAGCACCCATCCTGGGCCTCAGTCACAGGAGCTGCTGGGAGTAAGGGACCTGGAGAGCAGTCAGGGCTCACAGCTCCTGTCCACTGCCCGCTCCGTGGCTGTCAGGGTGTGGGAGAGCAGGCTGAGGCTCCTCTGCTGCTGCCTGCCTCGGGATGAGAGCCACAGAGCTGCCTTCTCCAGCATAGCTCAGCTTGTCAGTGGATTTTTCTCG GATACAGACCTGGTTCCCAGTGACATCGCAGCAGGTTTGGCTCTGCTACACCAGGAGCAGGATAAGATGGAGCAGTGTAGAGATCCAGACGAGGCCCTATCTCACAGCCCCTCATCACCTATT GCAGAAGATCTTGAGGCAGAGCTGGAGAAGGCAACCCACTGTATGCAATTTGCTGTAGCTGCATATGGCTGGCCCATGTATGTCTACTCCAACCCTCTCACCGGAGCCTGCAGACTCAGCAGGGACTG CTGTAAGACCCAGTCTGCTGAGTATGACATTGTCGGAGGAGACAATATGGGCTGCCATTTCTCCTCCGTCCTCCACAGCACCGGCCTACAGTACAGAGACTTCATCTACGTTAGCTTTCACAACCAG ATCTATGAGATTCCGTTCTTTGTGGCTCTGGACCATAAGAGAGCGGCAGTACTGGTGGCTATcagaggaacactgtcactacgG GATTTGCTGACTGACCTGTCTGCAGACTGTGAGAACCTTCCAGTAGAGGGAGTGTCAGGAGCATGCTATGCTCACAAG GGCATGTCTCAGGCAGCCAGCTACATCTGTAAGAAACTCCTCAACGACGGCATTCTAAACCAGGCTTTCACCATCGCGCCT GAGTACAAGCTAGTCATCACAGGCCACAGTCTTGGAGGGGGTACAGCCTCTCTCCTGGCCATTCTATTACGGAGCTCCTTTCCTACCCTGCAGTGTTACGCCTTCTCTCCACCAGGGGGACTCATGAG TAAAGCCCTGGCTGATTTCTCCAAGGAGTTTGTAGTGTCTGTGGTGCTGGGGAAGGACTTGGTGccaag gtTGAGTTATCCCAACATGGAGGACTTGAAGAGGAGAATACTAAAAATGGTTTCTAATTGCAATAAGCCCAAG TACCGTATCCTGCTCCAGGGCTGTTGGTATGAGTTGTTTGGGGGAGAGCCTGATGACTTCCCTACTGAGATGGACAACAGACGGAAGGAGGAGCTTAACCAACCGCTTTTGGGGGAGGAGTCACTGCTGATTCGCAGCTCATCATCCTATCAAGGCCTGGCTTCCGAGGAGTCACCTGTACACGGCTCCCACCTGCCACTTTACTTACCGGGACGTATACTACACATTACAGAGGATGGGCCGGCACGGAG
- the LOC112258277 gene encoding zinc finger protein 11 isoform X1 produces MERRIHGGKGPPLPLPSLRLMVPPLRLVSAAIWQTIQQRHVMDYGMLEEFVTMVTEMVPELLNLRQRAQLILGLRARLVLELCRSKPITDLQTIQPHLDRIQTLTPLWGTQATDAEVGLSESNFLGLVQTLLKDPDEREHFFQDVFPVEFGPSYDAAIQNLMWQFLSRLEKLLPMSNFQQASSLLGDVPSVLEECVESVSHPQQLKTLLQYHRDLGPLDNHDPPTSTDGDCILSALCLPPVERVVIATEVEKEGKSMDVKEREEGVDSRSGECEKNKRSSVSDEDAAEFADQVRERDPEYETVMVIGEDGIEKPFQLLKKHPQKKEETLDQKCRTTVKPGQKISIGVSKAIMSSMIQKPSVDLQGVVIANVTQTPKSSQKVGRAKRSLERRTCKVCGKVVQRPAVLRKHMVTHTGDWPYQCPTCKKIYKTLGSFQEHTEKCVFPIEETPEESEPSISVMQYKGLMLKKILPRPPGQKVAQNDKKQKRIVCKTCPVCGKTLATSSSMKRHQIIHTEPKKCRVCEQVFPNPSELKIHMESHPKKGIHQCSNCERTFKHDYSVKAHEEACLFLSRQQGELGESSGLPATGQTDPGPSGSTHQQSVTCEAEILQLSATLSKQNSAFTYMHSVEGSSARAKRSLERRTCKVCGKVVQRPAVLRKHMVTHTGDWPYRCPTCKKIYKTLRSFQKHIERCVFPIEETPKDSELSSTNATESSSPEPSAPIGSSKRCARCPICHKFILGYLRYHILSHSDERPHACPRCGSKYKFDFVLRRHMRLFCKVKKGEPVELGEKKVHKCNECGKEFGLKSTLTAHKRIHNPLRCAYCRRMFPDQETLAIHKVEHKPVQCTMCEKSFNVIRYLSRHYVDDHQFSGPFRCTYCERSYADLAALIRHQRIHTGGEPPYKCAHCPKKFHFETALVTHQRNHTGEKPCLCWECGKTFQSKGILKSHMNRVHTPQVKRIPCSQCNKVFRDKGQMKMHENVYHKGVRYPCSYCGKGFYSPAPLARHVLIHTGENPYSCTYKECTRVFKSASELRIHMRYHTGERPFKCKDCGKGFVQAHYLTIHRRSHTGEKPYPCLTCDKSFGTSHQLSRHMKTHTGEKPYQCMDCGKAFNRRDRLRTHQDKCHPAY; encoded by the exons ATGGAAAGACGCATCCATGGGGGAAAAG gtccccctcttcctctcccctctctgcgccTCATGGTCCCACCACTGCGGCTAGTCTCTGCAGCCATCTGGCAAACAATCCAGCAGAGACACGTGATGGATTATGGGATGCTGGAGGAATTTGTTACCATGGTCACAGAGATGGTTCCAGAGCTTCTGAACCTCAGACAGAGGGCCCAACTTATTCTGGGTCTTCGAGCAAGg CTGGTCCTAGAGTTGTGTCGCTCCAAGCCGATCACAGACCTCCAGACCATTCAGCCACACCTAGACAGGATACAGACCCTCACACCTCTCTGGGGGACACAG GCGACTGATGCAGAGGTAGGATTATCTGAATCCAACTTCCTGGGGCTGGTTCAAACCCTTCTAAAAGACCCTGATGAGAGAGAACATTTCTTCCAG GATGTTTTTCCTGTAGAATTTGGTCCCAGTTATGACGCAGCCATACAGAATCTCATGTGGCAATTTCTTTCGAGACTTGAGAAGCTACTTCCCATGTCAAACTTCCAACAG GCTTCCTCGCTGCTCGGCGATGTTCCCTCTGTTCTGGAGGAATGTGTTGAGTCCGTGTCTCACCCTCAGCAGCTGAAAACCCTACTTCAGTACCACAGAGACCTTGGCCCGCTGGACAACCATG ACCCTCCAACTTCCACCGATGGGGACTGCATTCTCTcagctctctgtcttcctcccgtGGAACGGGTGGTGATTGCAACAGAGGTGGAGAAAGAAGGAAAAAGTATGGAtgtgaaagaaagagaagagggggtggATAGCAGGTCAGGGGAATGTGAGAAAAACAAAAGATCCTCTGTTAGTGACGAGGATGCTGCCGAGTTTGCTgaccaagtgagagagagagatccggaGTATGAAACAGTGATGGTTATAGGGGAAGATGGGATTGAGAAGCCTTTCCAACTTCTCAAAAAGCACCCCCAAAAGAAAGAGGAAACCCTTGATCAAAAATGCAGAACCACAGTCAAACCTGGACAAAAGATAAGCATAGGCGTGTCTAAAGCAATCATGTCCTCCATGATACAAAAGCCCTCAGTGGACCTACAAGGGGTTGTTATCGCTAACGTAACACAGACCCCCAAatccagtcaaaaggttggaagAGCCAAAAGGTCCCTGGAGCGTAGGACATGCAAGGTGTGTGGTAAGGTCGTTCAGCGTCCTGCAGTCTTGAGGAAACACATGGTGACTCACACTGGTGACTGGCCCTATCAATGTCCCACCTGTAAGAAGATTTACAAGACCTTGGGAAGCTTCCAGGAACATACTGAAAAATGTGTCTTTCCTATTGAGGAAACGCCTGAGGAAAGTGAGCCGTCCATATCAGTAATGCAATACAAGGGTCTGATGTTGAAGAAAATTTTACCGCGTCCGCCAGGACAAAAAGTAGCCCAAAACGATAAAAAACAAAAACGCATTGTCTGCAAGACATGTCCTGTTTGTGGGAAGACTTTAGCCACAAGCTCGAGCATGAAGCGGCATCAGATTATCCACACCGAGCCCAAAAAGTGCAGAGTGTGCGAACAGGTCTTCCCTAACCCTTCCGAACTGAAGATCCACATGGAGTCCCATCCGAAGAAAGGCATCCATCAATGTAGTAACTGTGAGAGGACTTTCAAGCACgattacagtgtgaaggctcATGAAGAGGCTTGTCTGTTTCTGAGTCGTCAACAAGGGGAGCTTGGAGAGAGCAGTGGTCTTCCAGCTACGGGGCAAACAGACCCAGGACCATCGGGCAGTACACACCAGCAGAGCGTGACATGTGAAGCAGAAATCCTACAACTCTCTGCCACTCTGAGCAAACAGAATTCTGCCTTCACTTACATGCATTCCGTGGAGGGGTCATCCGCAAGGGCCAAAAGGTCCCTGGAGCGTAGGACATGCAAGGTGTGTGGTAAGGTCGTTCAGCGTCCTGCAGTCTTGAGGAAACACATGGTGACTCACACTGGTGACTGGCCCTATCGATGTCCCACCTGTAAGAAGATTTACAAGACCTTGAGAAGCTTCCAGAAACATATTGAAAGATGTGTCTTTCCTATTGAGGAAACGCCTAAGGACAGTGAGTTGTCCTCCACCAATGCAACCGAATCTTCTTCCCCGGAACCCAGCGCACCTATAGGATCATCCAAACGCTGTGCAAGGTGTCCTATTTGCCATAAATTTATATTGGGATACCTGCGATATCACATTCTATCTCACTCAGATGAGCGCCCACATGCTTGCCCTCGTTGTGGGTCGAAGTACAAGTTTGACTTTGTGTTGAGGAGGCACATGAGACTGTTCTGCAAGGTGAAGAAGGGTGAACCTGTTGAATTAGGGGAAAAGAAAGTCCATAAGTGTAATGAATGTGGTAAGGAATTCGGGCTAAAATCCACACTGACGGCACACAAGCGCATCCACAACCCGCTCCGCTGTGCCTATTGCCGAAGGATGTTCCCAGACCAAGAAACACTTGCAATACACAAGGTAGAGCACAAACCGGTTCAATGCACCATGTGTGAGAAGAGCTTCAATGTGATAAGGTACCTCTCTAGACACTACGTCGATGACCATCAGTTCAGCGGTCCGTTCCGCTGCACCTACTGTGAGAGAAGCTATGCTGATTTAGCAGCTCTCATCAGACACCAGAGGATTCACACTGGCGGGGAGCCCCCATACAAGTGCGCCCACTGTCCAAAGAAATTCCATTTTGAAACTGCTCTTGTGACACACCAGAGAAATCACACGGGAGAGAAACCATGCCTTTGCTGGGAGTGTGGTAAGACCTTCCAATCCAAGGGGATTCTGAAATCGCACATGAATCGTGTTCATACTCCTCAGGTGAAACGCATCCCTTGTTCCCAGTGTAACAAAGTTTTCAGAGACAAAGGTCAAATGAAAATGCATGAGAATGTTTACCACAAAGGGGTGCGTTACCCATGTTCCTACTGTGGTAAGGGATTCTACAGCCCTGCTCCATTGGCAAGACACGTGCTGATTCACACAGGGGAGAATCCTTATTCCTGCACATATAAGGAGTGTACAAGGGTTTTCAAATCCGCATCTGAACTGAGGATACACATGAGATACCATACTGGAGAGCGGCCATTCAAGTGCAAGGACTGTGGGAAGGGTTTTGTTCAAGCCCATTATCTCACCATACACCGACGAAGTCATACCGGGGAGAAGCCTTATCCATGTCTCACCTGTGACAAGTCCTTTGGCACCTCCCATCAGTTGAGCAGACACATGAAGACTCACACGGGAGAGAAGCCCTACCAATGTATGGATTGCGGGAAAGCTTTCAATCGTAGAGATCGTTTGCGGACTCATCAAGACAAATGCCACCCAGCTTATTAG
- the LOC112258289 gene encoding zinc finger protein 14, producing the protein MSGHISGKNGPPLPLPSLRLMVPPLRLVSAAIWQTVQQRQVMDYGMLEEFVTMVTEMVPELLNHSQRAQLILGLRARLVLELCSSKPITDLQTIQPHLDRIQTLTPLWGTQATDAEVGLSESNFLGLVQTLLKDPDEREHFFQDVFPVEFGPSYDEAIQKLVWQFLSRLEKLLPVSSFQQASSLLSNVPSVLEECVESVSHPQELKTLLQYHRDLSLLDNNDTLSSTDGDCILSALCLPPVERVVIATEQTESETPVSSLNVFMDTFTKELEVDSATLTEYTEMEPGTSMDVVEREESVECERKENEEDDNAELADPETEAVEPVYETVTVLGEDGTMEPLVKNKLKRHKRERIDASGMPHGKKHREPSPAQMKSIDLSDRIITSMLHKPSVEIQRINTTNLTLPLRPVRRNRGCKMKTLLAGERKQTKTEFSEEKRSVCKRVKTPQNPNTCTVCGRVLSRFSDMKKHMQTHNNGRTYQCRNCQKTFKHLYNLQTHRKSCLFGTGQKEEVPSGEGSSALFTTCETEFAQSSIDRRTCKVCGKIVHRIGYLSTHMKIHSENRHYSLGQVETVQKPSPEGGDTEPSSGLPLEATPEDSDSSFTSSTHQDPSYDPEPSQTKRPKCCSTTKKPDRKTFQKHICRICGKSVTAGAFEYHMRTHSGERPFSCPHPQCGMKFIHSGGLRAHLRRYCKVQTVDAAELDSFDISFECDKCEKTFTIQSKLRKHKLIHGPLYCAGCRKVLPDLQTLTRHKLWHRPVQCSMCEESFMLTNLRTHYLDVHKFSGPFVCTHCPKSYKKFHSLIKHEMVHTGNLPLQCSQCPKRFIYNYDLVEHEKRHSDDRPCLCWECGKAFYTNIDLKQHMQNSHGEKSTEYRFPCRHCGKPFRLSNSRANHEKTQHGGVRYPCTYCGKQFVCADSLKRHDLIHTGERPFKCNHKNCDKAFRSRAELKIHMRYHTGERPFKCNVCGKGFVQANFLTTHYRTHTGEKPYSCSLCEKRFNYHDSLKRHMSTHSNEKPYKCLDCGKAFERKTLLNVHQRSCTS; encoded by the exons ATGAGCGGACACATTTCAGGAAAAAATG gtccccctcttcctctcccctctctgcgccTCATGGTTCCACCTCTGCGGCTGGTCTCAGCAGCCATCTGGCAAACGGTCCAGCAGAGACAAGTGATGGATTATGGGATGCTGGAGGAGTTTGTTACCATGGTCACAGAGATGGTTCCAGAGCTTCTGAATCACAGTCAGAGGGCCCAACTTATTCTGGGTCTTCGAGCACGG CTGGTCCTGGAGTTGTGTTCCTCCAAGCCGATCACAGACCTCCAGACCATTCAGCCACACCTGGACAGGATACAGACCCTCACACCTCTCTGGGGGACACAG GCGACTGATGCAGAGGTAGGATTATCTGAATCCAACTTCCTGGGGCTGGTTCAAACCCTTCTAAAAGACCCTGATGAGAGAGAACATTTCTTCCAG GATGTTTTTCCTGTAGAATTTGGTCCCAGTTATGACGAAGCTATCCAGAAACTCGTATGGCAATTTCTTTCGAGGCTTGAGAAGCTACTTCCCGTATCAAGTTTCCAACAG GCTTCCTCGCTGCTCAGCAATGTTCCCTCTGTTCTGGAGGAATGTGTCGAGTCTGTGTCTCACCCTCAAGAGTTGAAAACCCTGCTTCAGTACCACAGAGACCTCAGCCTGCTAGACAACAATG ATACTCTGTCTTCCACCGACGGGGACTGCATTCtctcagctctctgtctcccacctgTAGAAAGGGTGGTGATTGCAACAGAACAAACAGAATCAGAAACACCAGTATCATCCTTGAATGTCTTCATGGATACATTCACCAAAGAGTTGGAGGTGGACTCTGCAACACTGACAGAGTACACAGAGATGGAACCGGGGACAAGTATGGATGtagtagaaagagaggagagtgtggaATGTGAGAGAAAGGAAAATGAGGAGGATGATAATGCAGAGCTTGCTGACCCAGAGACTGAAGCGGTGGAACCAGTGTATGAAACTGTGACAGTTTTAGGGGAAGATGGGACGATGGAGCCTTTAGTCAAGAATAAGCTCAAAAGgcacaaaagagagagaattgATGCCAGTGGCATGCCTCATGGAAAGAAACACAGAGAACCTAGCCCTGCACAAATGAAAAGCATAGACCTGTCTGATAGGATCATAACGTCCATGCTTCACAAGCCCTCAGTGGAGATACAAAGGATTAATACCACTAACCTAACATTGCCCTTAAGACCAGTGAGAAGAAACAGGGGGTGTAAGATGAAGACCTTGTTAGCAGGAGAACGGAAACAAACCAAAACTGAATTTTCAGAAGAGAAACGCAGTGTCTGCAAAAGAGTTAAAACACCCCAAAACCCCAATACATGCACAGTGTGTGGACGTGTCTTATCCCGCTTTTCAGACATGAAAAAGCACATGCAAACCCATAACAACGGTCGCACCTATCAATGTCGCAATTGTCAGAAGACTTTCAAGCACTTGTACAATTTGCAAACTCACAGAAAGTCATGTCTGTTTGGAACTGGGCAAAAAGAGGAGGTTCCTTCTGGAGAGGGCAGTAGTGCTCTGTTTACTACGTGTGAGACAGAATTCGCACAATCCTCCATAGACCGTAGAACGTGCAAAGTGTGCGGCAAGATTGTGCATCGCATTGGATACTTAAGTACCCACATGAAGATTCACTCAGAGAATCGCCACTATTCTCTCGGACAAGTGGAAACAGTCCAGAAACCGTCACCTGAAGGAGGGGACACAGAGCCGTCCAGTGGTCTTCCTCTTGAGGCAACACCTGAGGACAGTGACTCGTCCTTCACCAGCAGTACACACCAGGACCCGTCTTACGACCCAGAACCCAGCCAGACCAAAAGACCCAAGTGTTGCAGCACAACAAAGAAGCCTGACCGAAAAACTTTCCAAAAACATATTTGCCGTATTTGTGGTAAAAGCGTGACTGCTGGCGCCTTTGAGTATCACATGAGAACTCACTCAGGCGAGCGCCCTTTCTCCTGCCCTCATCCTCAGTGTGGGATGAAATTCATACACAGCGGAGGTTTGAGGGCCCATCTCAGACGTTATTGCAAGGTTCAGACAGTTGACGCTGCTGAGCTCGACAGCTTCGACATAAGTTTTGAATGTGACAAATGTGAAAAGACATTCACTATCCAATCAAAACTAAGGAAACACAAACTTATCCACGGCCCGCTCTACTGCGCAGGATGCAGAAAGGTATTACCTGACTTACAAACTTTAACCAGACACAAGCTCTGGCACCGGCCTGTTCAGTGCAGCATGTGTGAGGAGAGCTTCATGCTCACAAACCTCAGAACGCACTATCTGGATGTCCATAAGTTCAGCGGGCCGTTCGTCTGTACCCATTGTCCGAAAAGCTACAAGAAGTTCCATTCCCTCATCAAACACGAGATGGTTCATACTGGGAACCTCCCCTTACAGTGCTCCCAGTGTCCAAAAAGGTTCATCTACAATTATGACCTAGTCGAACACGAGAAAAGGCACTCTGACGACAGGCCTTGTCTCTGCTGGGAGTGTGGCAAGGCCTTTTATACCAACATAGACCTGAAACAACACATGCAGAATAGCCATGGTGAAAAATCCACAGAGTATCGCTTCCCGTGCCGCCATTGTGGGAAACCTTTCAGGCTTAGTAATTCCCGTGCGAACCACGAGAAGACTCAGCACGGTGGGGTGCGTTACCCGTGTACGTACTGTGGTAAGCAGTTTGTTTGTGCAGATTCGTTGAAAAGGCATGATCTGATTCACACAGGGGAGAGGCCTTTTAAATGCAATCATAAGAATTGTGATAAGGCTTTCCGGTCGAGAGCTGAACTGAAGATACACATGAGATACCATACTGGAGAACGGCCGTTCAAGTGCAACGTCTGTGGAAAGGGCTTTGTTCAAGCCAATTTTCTCACTACGCACTACAGGACTCATACAGGGGAGAAGCCGTATTCATGTTCCCTCTGTGAAAAACGCTTTAACTACCATGACTCCCTGAAGAGACACATGTCTACACACTCAAACGAGAAGCCTTATAAGTGCCTGGATTGTGGAAAAGCTTTCGAACGTAAAACGCTGTTGAATGTACATCAACGATCATGTACATCATAG
- the LOC112258277 gene encoding zinc finger protein 665 isoform X2 yields MERRIHGGKGPPLPLPSLRLMVPPLRLVSAAIWQTIQQRHVMDYGMLEEFVTMVTEMVPELLNLRQRAQLILGLRARLVLELCRSKPITDLQTIQPHLDRIQTLTPLWGTQATDAEVGLSESNFLGLVQTLLKDPDEREHFFQDVFPVEFGPSYDAAIQNLMWQFLSRLEKLLPMSNFQQASSLLGDVPSVLEECVESVSHPQQLKTLLQYHRDLGPLDNHDPPTSTDGDCILSALCLPPVERVVIATEVEKEGKSMDVKEREEGVDSRSGECEKNKRSSVSDEDAAEFADQVRERDPEYETVMVIGEDGIEKPFQLLKKHPQKKEETLDQKCRTTVKPGQKISIGVSKAIMSSMIQKPSVDLQGVVIANVTQTPKSSQKVGRAKRSLERRTCKVCGKVVQRPAVLRKHMVTHTGDWPYRCPTCKKIYKTLRSFQKHIERCVFPIEETPKDSELSSTNATESSSPEPSAPIGSSKRCARCPICHKFILGYLRYHILSHSDERPHACPRCGSKYKFDFVLRRHMRLFCKVKKGEPVELGEKKVHKCNECGKEFGLKSTLTAHKRIHNPLRCAYCRRMFPDQETLAIHKVEHKPVQCTMCEKSFNVIRYLSRHYVDDHQFSGPFRCTYCERSYADLAALIRHQRIHTGGEPPYKCAHCPKKFHFETALVTHQRNHTGEKPCLCWECGKTFQSKGILKSHMNRVHTPQVKRIPCSQCNKVFRDKGQMKMHENVYHKGVRYPCSYCGKGFYSPAPLARHVLIHTGENPYSCTYKECTRVFKSASELRIHMRYHTGERPFKCKDCGKGFVQAHYLTIHRRSHTGEKPYPCLTCDKSFGTSHQLSRHMKTHTGEKPYQCMDCGKAFNRRDRLRTHQDKCHPAY; encoded by the exons ATGGAAAGACGCATCCATGGGGGAAAAG gtccccctcttcctctcccctctctgcgccTCATGGTCCCACCACTGCGGCTAGTCTCTGCAGCCATCTGGCAAACAATCCAGCAGAGACACGTGATGGATTATGGGATGCTGGAGGAATTTGTTACCATGGTCACAGAGATGGTTCCAGAGCTTCTGAACCTCAGACAGAGGGCCCAACTTATTCTGGGTCTTCGAGCAAGg CTGGTCCTAGAGTTGTGTCGCTCCAAGCCGATCACAGACCTCCAGACCATTCAGCCACACCTAGACAGGATACAGACCCTCACACCTCTCTGGGGGACACAG GCGACTGATGCAGAGGTAGGATTATCTGAATCCAACTTCCTGGGGCTGGTTCAAACCCTTCTAAAAGACCCTGATGAGAGAGAACATTTCTTCCAG GATGTTTTTCCTGTAGAATTTGGTCCCAGTTATGACGCAGCCATACAGAATCTCATGTGGCAATTTCTTTCGAGACTTGAGAAGCTACTTCCCATGTCAAACTTCCAACAG GCTTCCTCGCTGCTCGGCGATGTTCCCTCTGTTCTGGAGGAATGTGTTGAGTCCGTGTCTCACCCTCAGCAGCTGAAAACCCTACTTCAGTACCACAGAGACCTTGGCCCGCTGGACAACCATG ACCCTCCAACTTCCACCGATGGGGACTGCATTCTCTcagctctctgtcttcctcccgtGGAACGGGTGGTGATTGCAACAGAGGTGGAGAAAGAAGGAAAAAGTATGGAtgtgaaagaaagagaagagggggtggATAGCAGGTCAGGGGAATGTGAGAAAAACAAAAGATCCTCTGTTAGTGACGAGGATGCTGCCGAGTTTGCTgaccaagtgagagagagagatccggaGTATGAAACAGTGATGGTTATAGGGGAAGATGGGATTGAGAAGCCTTTCCAACTTCTCAAAAAGCACCCCCAAAAGAAAGAGGAAACCCTTGATCAAAAATGCAGAACCACAGTCAAACCTGGACAAAAGATAAGCATAGGCGTGTCTAAAGCAATCATGTCCTCCATGATACAAAAGCCCTCAGTGGACCTACAAGGGGTTGTTATCGCTAACGTAACACAGACCCCCAAatccagtcaaaaggttggaagAGCCAAAAG GTCCCTGGAGCGTAGGACATGCAAGGTGTGTGGTAAGGTCGTTCAGCGTCCTGCAGTCTTGAGGAAACACATGGTGACTCACACTGGTGACTGGCCCTATCGATGTCCCACCTGTAAGAAGATTTACAAGACCTTGAGAAGCTTCCAGAAACATATTGAAAGATGTGTCTTTCCTATTGAGGAAACGCCTAAGGACAGTGAGTTGTCCTCCACCAATGCAACCGAATCTTCTTCCCCGGAACCCAGCGCACCTATAGGATCATCCAAACGCTGTGCAAGGTGTCCTATTTGCCATAAATTTATATTGGGATACCTGCGATATCACATTCTATCTCACTCAGATGAGCGCCCACATGCTTGCCCTCGTTGTGGGTCGAAGTACAAGTTTGACTTTGTGTTGAGGAGGCACATGAGACTGTTCTGCAAGGTGAAGAAGGGTGAACCTGTTGAATTAGGGGAAAAGAAAGTCCATAAGTGTAATGAATGTGGTAAGGAATTCGGGCTAAAATCCACACTGACGGCACACAAGCGCATCCACAACCCGCTCCGCTGTGCCTATTGCCGAAGGATGTTCCCAGACCAAGAAACACTTGCAATACACAAGGTAGAGCACAAACCGGTTCAATGCACCATGTGTGAGAAGAGCTTCAATGTGATAAGGTACCTCTCTAGACACTACGTCGATGACCATCAGTTCAGCGGTCCGTTCCGCTGCACCTACTGTGAGAGAAGCTATGCTGATTTAGCAGCTCTCATCAGACACCAGAGGATTCACACTGGCGGGGAGCCCCCATACAAGTGCGCCCACTGTCCAAAGAAATTCCATTTTGAAACTGCTCTTGTGACACACCAGAGAAATCACACGGGAGAGAAACCATGCCTTTGCTGGGAGTGTGGTAAGACCTTCCAATCCAAGGGGATTCTGAAATCGCACATGAATCGTGTTCATACTCCTCAGGTGAAACGCATCCCTTGTTCCCAGTGTAACAAAGTTTTCAGAGACAAAGGTCAAATGAAAATGCATGAGAATGTTTACCACAAAGGGGTGCGTTACCCATGTTCCTACTGTGGTAAGGGATTCTACAGCCCTGCTCCATTGGCAAGACACGTGCTGATTCACACAGGGGAGAATCCTTATTCCTGCACATATAAGGAGTGTACAAGGGTTTTCAAATCCGCATCTGAACTGAGGATACACATGAGATACCATACTGGAGAGCGGCCATTCAAGTGCAAGGACTGTGGGAAGGGTTTTGTTCAAGCCCATTATCTCACCATACACCGACGAAGTCATACCGGGGAGAAGCCTTATCCATGTCTCACCTGTGACAAGTCCTTTGGCACCTCCCATCAGTTGAGCAGACACATGAAGACTCACACGGGAGAGAAGCCCTACCAATGTATGGATTGCGGGAAAGCTTTCAATCGTAGAGATCGTTTGCGGACTCATCAAGACAAATGCCACCCAGCTTATTAG